CTGAACGTTTATAATCGTTTGTTTTGCGGCACCCCGCCCGCTCCATCTCAAACCCGCTATCGTGAGAGTCTTCCGCGGTCTTCCCAATGCTGAAAGCCGTGCGCCCTGCGCACTGACCATCGGCAACTTCGACGGTGTCCACCGCGGCCATCAGGCTTTGCTCGCCCACGTGCGCGCGGCTGCCGATGCCCGCGGCCTGCCCGTCTGTGTGATGACCTTCGAGCCGCACCCGCGCGAGTTCTTCAACCCCGCGGGCGCGCCGCCCCGCATCGCCATGTTGCGCGACAAGCTGGAGGCGCTGCGTACTAACGGCGTCGATCGGGTGGTCGTCGAACACTTCAACCACACGTTCGCGAGCCAGTCGCCGGACACGTTCGTCGAACGGATCATCGTCAACGGACTGCACGCGCGCTGGGTGATGATCGGCGACGACTTCCGCTACGGCGCGAAGCGCGCGGGCGACTTCGCGTCGCTCAAGGCGGCGGGCCAGCAATATGGTTTCGAAGTCGAGCAGATGGCCACGGTGGCCGATCCGTCGGGCGCGCGCATTTCCAGTTCGGGCGTGCGCGCCGCGCTGGTGGCGGGCGACCTCGACTCGGCGCGCGCCGCGCTGGGCCGCGATTATCTGATCAGCGGTCACGTCGTGCACGGCATGAAGCTCGGCCGCGATCTCGGCTTTCCCACGCTCAACCTGCCGATCGCCCACAAGCGTCCGGCGCTCGCGGGCATTTTCGTGGTGCGCGTGCACGGCGTGGCGGACGAACCGCTGCCGGGCGTCGCGAGCCTCGGCCTGCGTCCCACGGTTGACGATTCCGGCCGCGTGCTGCTCGAAGTCCACTTGCTCGACTGGCACGGCGACGCGTATGGCAAACTCGTGCGCGTCGAATTCCTGAAGAAGCTGCGCGACGAGGAAAAGTACATCGACCTCGAAACGCTGACCGCCGCCATTGCGCGCGACGTCGCCAACGCGCGCGCATGGTTCGCGGCCGTCGGCGCCGGCACGCCGGGCAGCCGTTCCACCGGCTTCGCCACCTCGGCCACTGATCGAATTAGATAGCCGCCGTGGTCCATGCAAGCGTGCTGAGCGCCGCATGTGTGGACCCTCGCCGCGCGCATCGAAGGGCGTTCGTGGATCACGCGACATGCCTGCCGGGCGCGCCCAACGCCCTCGCGCATCGTGCGCATTCCGCGCGCTACCGCGCATAGAAAGAATTCACCGCGACCTCATCATGAGCAATAAGAAAGCCGATTCGAAACCGCCGTCACGCTACCCGGTCAACCTGCTCGACACGCCGTTCCCGATGCGCGGCGACCTGCCCAAGCGCGAGCCGCAATGGGTCAAGGAATGGCAGGAACGCAAGATCTACGAGACGATCCGCGCTGCCTCCAAGGGCCGCAAGAAGTTCATCCTGCACGACGGCCCGCCGTATGCGAACGGCGACATCCACCTCGGCCACGCGGTGAACAAGATCCTGAAGGACATGATCGTCAAGGCGCGCAATCTCGCCGGCTTCGACGCGGTCTACGTGCCCGGCTGGGATTGCCACGGCATGCCGATCGAAATCCAGATCGAAAAGCAGTTCGGCAAATCGCTGCCGGCCGCTGAAGTCATGCAGAAGGCGCGCGCCTACGCGACCGAGCAGATCGAGAAGCAGAAAGTCGGCTTCCGCCGTCTGGGCGTGCTCGGCGACTGGGACAATCCGTACAAGACCATGAACTTCACGAACGAAGCCGGCGAAATCCGCGCGCTCGCCAAGATCATGGAAAAAGGCTACGTGTTCCGCGGCCTGAAGCCGGTGAACTGGTGCTTCGACTGCGGCTCGGCACTCGCCGAAGCGGAAGTCGAATACAAGGACAAGACCGATCCGACCATCGACGTGCTGTTCAGTTTCGCCGAGCCGGAAAAGACCGCGCAAGCGTTCGGTTTAAATGCGCTGCCGCGCGACGAAGGCGGCATCGTGATCTGGACCACTACGCCGTGGACCATCCCCGCCAACCAGGCGCTGAACCTGCATCCGGAAATCGTCTACGCGCTGGTCGACACGCCGCGCGGCCTGCTGATCCTCGCCGAAGAGCGCGTTGAAGCCTGCCTGAAGCTGTACGGCCTGGAAGGCACGATCGTCGCCACCACGCCGGGCGCGAAGCTCGTCAACCTGCGCTTCAATCACCCGCTCGCGTCCGCGCATCCGGGCTACAAGCGCACGGCGCCGGTCTATCTCGGCGACTACGTGACGACCGAAACGGGCACGGGCATCGTCCACTCTTCGCCGGCGTACGGCGTGGAAGACTTCGTGTCGTGCAAGGCGCACGGCATGGCAGACTCGGACATCATCAATCCGGTGATGGGCGACGGCCGTTATATCGAATCGCTCGCGCTGTTCGGCGGCCTGTCGATCTGGGCGGCCAACCCGCAGATCGTCGAAGCGCTGCAAGGCGCCGGCTCGCTGATGCGCACCGAGAAGTACACGCACAGCTACATGCACTGCTGGCGCCACAAGACGCCGATCATCTACCGCGCGACGTCGCAATGGTTCGCCGGCATGGACGTGAAGCCGAACGATACCGACAAGACGCTGCGCGAGACCGCGCTCGAAGGCATCGAGAACACCGCCTTCTATCCGGCGTGGGGCAAGCAGCGCCTGTTCAGCATGATCGCCAACCGCCCGGACTGGACGCTGTCGCGCCAACGCCAATGGGGCGTGCCGATGGCGTTCTTCGTGCACAAGGAAACCGGCGAACTGCATCCGCGTACGCTGGAGTTGCTCGAAGAAGTCGCGCAACGCGTCGAGAAGGCCGGCATCGAAGCGTGGCAAACGCTCGACCCGCGCGAGTTGCTCGGCGACGACGCCAACATGTACGAGAAGAACCGCGACACGCTCGACGTGTGGTTCGATTCGGGCACCACGCACTGGCACGTGCTGCGCGGCTCGCACAAGGACGAGCTGCAATTCCCGGCCGACCTGTATCTGGAAGGCTCGGACCAGCATCGCGGCTGGTTCCACTCGTCGCTGCTGACCGCCTCGATGCTCGACGGCCGTCCGCCGTACAACGCGCTGCTCACGCACGGTTTCACCGTGGACGGCGAAGGCCGCAAGATGAGCAAGTCGCTCGGCAACGGTATCGATCCGCATGAAGTGGCGAACCGCCTCGGCGCGGAAATCATCCGCCTGTGGATCGCGTCGACCGATTACTCGGGCGAACTGGCGATCTCGGAAGAAATCCTGAAGCGTGTGACGGAAGGCTATCGTCGTATCCGCAACACGCTGCGCTTCCTGCTCGCGAATTTGTCGGACTTCGACTTCGCGCAACACGCGCGTCCGGTGGAGGACTGGCTCGAGATCGATCGCTATGCGGTGGCGCTGTCGGCGAATCTGCAAAACGATATCCTCTCGCACTACGACAAGTACGAATTCCACCCGGTGGTCGCCAAGCTGCAGACGTTCTGCTCGGAAGACCTCGGCGGCTTCTATCTGGACGTGCTGAAGGATCGTCTGTACACGACCGCCGCGGACTCGGTCGCGCGCCGCTCGGCGCAGACCGCGCTGTATCACATCGCGCATGGCCTGCTGCGTCTGATGGCGCCGTTCCTGTCGTTCACCGCAGAAGAAGCGTGGAAGATTTTCTCGCCGAACAGCGAGACCATCTTCACCGAGACGTATCACGCGTTCCCGGCCGTCCCGGACGCCGGCGCGCTGCTCGACAAATGGACACTCCTGCGCGCGGCGCGCAGCGACGTGACCAAGGCGCTGGAAGAAGCGCGCGTGGCGAACCTGATCGGCTCGTCCTTGCAGGCGGAGGTTGAAATCCGCGCGAGCGGTGCGCGTTACGATGCGCTTGCAAGCCTCGACGACGACCTGAAGTTCGTGCTGATCACGTCGGCGGCGAGCGTGGTGAAGGTCGACAGCGAAGCGGAAGAAAGCGTCGAAGTCATCGCCTCGAAGTATCTCAAGTGCGAACGCTGCTGGCACTACCGCGAGGACGTCGGCGTGAACGCCGAACACCCCACGCTGTGCGGCCGCTGCTTCAGCAATCTGTTCGGCAACGGTGAAACCAGGAGCGCGGCATAATGGCCGGAACCATGTCGAAAACCGCATCGAAAGCATCTGTTGCAACCGGTTCGCTGGCGCCCTGGCTGGGCGTCGCGCTGATCGTCATCCTGTTCGATCAGCTGACGAAAATCGCGGTGCAGAAAGTGTTCGCCTACGGTGTCGCGCATGAGGTCACGTCGTTTTTCAACCTGATCCTCGTGTACAACCGCGGCGCGGCATTCAGCTTCCTCGCCATGGCGGGCGGCTGGCAGCGCTGGGCGTTCACCGCGCTCGGCGTGGTGGCCGCGCTGGTGATCTGCTATCTGCTCAAGCGTCACGGCGGGCAGAAAATGTTCTGCACGGCGCTCGCGCTGATTCTCGGTGGCGCGCTCGGCAACGTGATCGACCGGCTCGCGTATGGCCACGTGATCGACTTTCTCGATTTCCACGTGCGTACGTGGCACTGGCCGGCGTTCAATCTCGCCGACAGCGCGATCACAATCGGCGCGATCCTGCTCGTGCTGGACGAACTGCGGCGCGTGCGCGGCAGCGCACGCTAAAGGCGGCAGCGCTCGCGCTCAGCTTTGCGCACCAGTACCCGTTTGAAAGACGCGGCGGCGGGGACGCAACGCCTCGCTGCCCGCCACCACGCTTTGTCGGAGGCTTTCGTTGGCAACCGCAGAACTCGCAGGAAAACACCTCGTCCTCGGCATGACGGGCGGCATTGCCTGCTACAAGATTGCCGAACTTACGCGTCTGTTGACCAAGGCCGGCGCGACCGTGCAGGTCGTCATGACCGACGCGGCCACGCAGTTCATCACCCCCGTCACCATGCAGGCGCTCTCGGGCCGTCCGGTCTACACGAGCCAGTGGGACGGGCGCGTGCCGAACAACATGGCGCACATCGATCTGTCGCGTGAAGCGGACGCGATCGTCATCGCGCCCGCCTCCACCGACTTCCTCGCCAAACTCGCGCACGGCATGGCCGACGATTTGCTGTCGACGTTGTGCGTCGCCCGCGATTGTCCGCTGCTGGTGGTGCCGGCCATGAACCGGCAGATGTGGCAGAACCCGGCGACACAACGCAACGTCGCGCAAGTGCGCGCGGACGGCGTCGAAGTACTCGGGCCCGATTCCGGCCCGCAGGCATGCGGTGAAGTCGGCGACGGCCGCATGCTCGAAGCCGCGGCCACTTACGAAGCGATCGCCTCGTTCTTCGCGCCGAAAATCCTCGCCGGCAAACGCGTGCTGCTGACCGCCGGCCCGACGTTCGAACCGCTCGACCCGGTACGCGGTATTACTAACCGCTCCAGCGGCAAGATGGGTTTCGCGCTGGCGCGCGCCGCGCAACAGGCCGGCGCCGAGGTGCATCTGATCGCCGGCCCCGTCGCGCTGGAAACGCCGTGGGGTGTATTCCGCCAGGACGTGCAAACCGCGCAGCAGATGCATGACGCGGTGATGCGCTCGGTCGCGGACGCCGACATTTTCATCGGCGTGGCCGCGGTGGCCGATTGGCGTGTCGATCACGCCAGCGAGCACAAGATCAAGAAGACCGCCGAGCGCGCGCTGCCGAGTTTCAGCTTCGTCGAAAATCCGGACATTCTGGCCGCGGTGGCGAAGCTGCCACACCCGCCGTTCGCAGTCGGCTTCGCCGCGGAAAGCGGCGATCTGGAAGTTCACGGCGAAGAAAAGCGCGTCCGCAAAAACGTGCCGCTTCTGATCGGCAATCTCGGCCCGCTGACTTTCGGCCTCGACGACAACGAAGTGATCCTGTTCGAAGCAGGCGGCGCGACGAAGCTGCCACGCGCCGACAAACAGACGCTCGCGCGCGCGCTGATCGCGGAGATCGCCAGGCGTTTGCCCGACACAAGTCTGATTCGCTAAGCCACGCGGGCGGCGCGTCGCGATACAGCGGCCGCGTCGCACAGCGAATTGAATCATCTGGAGCAGTACTGACATGACGCGACTATCCGTACTCGATCAAACGCCCGTGATTGCCGGGCACTCGGTGGCGGATGCGATTGCCGCCACGGTCGAACTCGCGCAGTTCGCCGACGACCTCGGCTACACGCGTTACTGGTGCGCCGAGCATCACGGCCTGCGCGGCGTGTCGAACCCCTGCCCCGAGGTTATGCTGGCGCGCCTTGGCAGCGTGACCCGACACATTCGACTCGGCTCCGGCGGCGTGATGCTGCCGTACTACAGCCCGTTCAAGGTCGCCGAGCAATTCATGATGCTCGAAGCGCTGTTCCCCAATCGCATCGATCTGGGCGTGGGACGCGCGCCGGGCGGCGACATGCACACGGCGCAAGCGGTCGCTGCCGGAGCCTACAATCGCGGCGATATTTTTCCGCAGCAGGTAGCCGATCTGCTTGGCCTGATGCACGGCAACTTGCCGGCCGATCACATTGCGAGCGGCGTGCTGCTGCAGCCGCAAATCGATACACGTCCGCAACTGTGGATGCTCGGGTCGAGCGAATTCGGCGGCTTGCTGGCAGCGCAACTCGGCATTCCCTTCGCGTTTGCGCACTTCATCAACGCGCATTTCGGGTATCAGGTCGCGCAGGCGTATCGTGAGCGCTTCAAAGCCGGCCAGGACATGCAGCAGCCGTATCTGGCGGCTGCCGTCTTCGTGATTTGCGCGGACACCGAACAGGAAGCGGCCGATCTGGAAAAAGCCGTCGATCTGCGCCGCGTGCAAATGGCCTACGGTTTGAACGAACCGATCCCGACGATCGAACAGGGCGTCGCGCAGGAATACGGCGAGCGCGAGCGTCTGGTGATAGATCGCGAGAAGCCGCGCAGTATCATCGGCACGCCGGAAACTGTCACTGAGCGGCTCCATGCGTTGCAGGAGCAGTTTGACGCCGACGAACTGATCGTGCTCACCGTCGCGGGCAGCTACCGCGCCCGTTTGCGCTCCTATGAACTTCTCGCCGAAGCGTTCCAGCTCGAACGCCCGGCCTCCACTTCTTAACCTTCGAACCTGCATGAAACTCGACCTGAAGATCCTCGACGCGCGCATGCGCGACCAGCTCCCGGCTTACGCCACCACCGGCAGCGCGGGCCTCGACCTGCGCGCGTGCCTCGACGAGCCGTTGACACTGAAACCCAGCGAAACCGCCTTGGTGCCGACGGGTCTGGCAATTCACGTCGGCGATTCGGGCTATGCCGCGTTGATCCTGCCGCGCTCGGGCTTGGGACATAAGCACGGGATCGTGCTGGGCAATCTGGTCGGCCTGATTGATTCGGATTACCAAGGTCAACTGATGATTTCAACGTGGAACCGCGGCGAGACCACGTTCGTGCTGAATCCGATGGAACGCCTCGCGCAACTGGTGATCGTGCCGGTCGTGCAGGCAGAGTTCAATATCGTCGATGACTTCGAATCCAGCGACCGCGGCGCCGGCGGGTTTGGCAGCACGGGCAAGCACTAAGCCAGTCACGTTCGCCTGAAGCCGTGCTGGATGAGCCCAAACCAGCACGACTTCCTTCTACCCTTCACACATCCCTCGCGCCCTTCGCGAGCGGTAGATTAAATTCGGACTTGTCCCATTTTGACACGGCCGTTCTCCATCTATAAATCAATCAACATCACTAACGATTTTCTCAGCCTAACTAACCAATCGACATTCGGCCGTCTCACTGCTCGCTTTTTCCACCCTATCCACGCAAACGCAGGAGGTTAAAGACCGAAAGCATATTCTTATATTAAGAATGTTGTTTAGGTATACAAATTAATTTAAGAGCATCACTGACACCCCCCTCCGGATAGAACTCCTTTTTAGCCCATGCGGGCGCTCGGTGTTCGCCGGTCTACGCTGAATGGAGCTAGTATGAAGATCGAATATGATGCAATCGTTGGCCCGGGCGCTAATGAATGGTATGGCACGATCATCGTCTCCAACTTGCGCTATGAAGACGGTAGCGCGGTCACCGTCAACCAATTCCTCGCGTTCAACTTTCACTCGCCGGCCAATCTTGACGCCACGGCTATCCAGCCGTCGTTTAGCACGTGGGTCATCGGCGACATCACCGCAGACACGTCGCAGATCGGCGACGGCACCTTCGACATCACCGCGACGATCCCCTACACAACCAGCTATACGATGCAGCCGGCCGACCAGATCACGATCGGCGTGAACGGTGATCTCTTAACCGACTCCCAGACGTGGCTCGATTCATTCGTGTTCGCCGCCGACCAGGCGCCGGCCATCACCGGGACGGTGTCCGCGACTTGCACGCCTGCGCCGGATCCGGCGCTCGCCGACATTGCGCCCGTCCTCACCCTCACGCAAGGGAACGCAGGCGTTACGATGCCGCTTGGTTATGGGGACACTGGCAGCATCACCGTCGAACAAGGGACCTACGCGGTGACGGGCGACAGTGTCAGCACAAGCGATCAGACGGTCATTGCGCCGCTTGTCATCGACCGCGACACGATCGACGTCGTAGCCGGCGCAACCGCCACGATTGGCGTGAGATTCGCTCCCGTCGAACACTATTGCGCGCTTGATATCTCGATTGGGTCGCTATCAGGGTTATCAACCGAGACACTCAACGTCACATTGACTGACAGCACGACAGGCGAAACGCTGGCCGTGTTTGCCACGACGACCAACCACGTAACTTCCCTGCGCAAACTACCGCCGTCGGGCACGGCACGGATGTCGATTCAGGACATCGCACTCGACAATGTCGACTATTCGTTCAACGTACCGCTTATCAAGCTGACGAATGCACTGCAGACCGTCGCCATCGGCAATTCCATGGTGGAGACGAAAAACGTCGACACCACGGGATATACCAAGGTCACGATCAATGTCACCGCTGACCATCCGGTCGACCGGCAGCTCCCGTTGCGTCTGATTGGCGGCAGCATGAACTATCTGCAGAACGTGACCGCAACATCGCAACAGACTGCTTTCTCGGCTCTGGTTCAGCCCGGCGACTACACCGTAGTGGCAAACGATTTCCTGTCCGCCAGCGTCGTCTACGCAGTCGGGACGCCGTTGCGTTTGAGCGTGCCAGGAAGCGGCAGCGCTGAACTCAACGTGACGATCGAGGCATCGGCAAATCTCAGTGTGCGCGGCTTCCCCGCCTACCTGTGCTTCGGTGGCTGCGCCAACCTGACGCCGTCCAATCAGGCGGACTTCGCTGCGGCACGCGCGACCTCGATCTTCGACTACGCCGGCACCGACGGCGCCGGCGATTCTTCCGTCTACCTGACCGACGACCCGCAAACCCGAGCGACGATCACGCTCGCTCGCAATGTCGAAATCCAACTGGGCAACATTCAGCCGGTCCTGCCCGTCATGGTGTCGTACACGTGCAATCTGTCGCTCGGCGACACGCCCACCATCCTCGCCAACGCCGACGCTCACGCGCACAGTTTCTCCAACTACATTCTGGCGCTCAACATCGCGATGGAGGCCGTCGACAGCAACCACCCGGTCCCCGCGGGCTTCATTGTGAACCCTGACTTTCTCGGCGCTTGCCAGCAAGCGAACTACGGGGCGACCTACCCGATGCCAGTGCGTGCCCCGTTACAGCAAGCGCTCGACCATTGGTCGATCACGGCCGCCATTCCCGACGACATCGCCGAGACCATTGCTGGCTACGTGCTCGCGGTGAACTGGCTGACGCGCACGGTCGCGCCCGGCGTGACATTCGGCTGGCAGATCAATCTCTGGGGTGTCGGCTACTCGGAATGGATCTACCAGGACGACATCGATCCCGCTGAGATGGCGCAACAAACCGCCGACTATGTGACGAGCCTCGGCGTCTACAATGCGCCCTACGCGCCCGACTTCCTGGCGATCGACCGATACGAAGCCGACGATTTCACGCAACGCGCCTATGTGAACGGGTACTGCTACGGCCCTCGCGAATGGGATCGCTACTTCGATTTCTGCAAGGCAGTCAGCCGCACGCTCAAATTGCCGGTGATGCCATGGCAGATGCCCGCGAGCCGCATTCCGGGCACGACCGACCCGGTCGCGACGAATTTCGATCCTCAACATTGGGGAACGGGTGGCAGTTGTCTGCTGGGCGATCCTGCAATCGGCTCCAACTACGACAACGTGCATCCCGTCATTCTCGCGTTGCAGTTCCCGGAGGCGTTCAAGCAAAACATGGGTGCCACCGTCGAGGACATGTTCATCCGCTCCGAACCATTCGATATTTCAAACCCGCTGTACGGAGACTTCCCATTGCGCGGCATCTTCTCCGTGCTGCTCGGCGGCGGCGCAACGACCGGCATCGTTTCCGCAATCGGTAATCCAGAGCCTTGGGCAAGACAGAAACTGAAGGCCTACATGGACGAGCCGATCACGTTTGATCAATAACGCCGGCCCCAAAAAAAACGGCGTGGATCTGGTCCACGCCGTTTTTGTTAGCACTACCGCGTACGCTTACTCGACTTCCACCGCTTCCGGATTCGGATTGCGCGGCGCCGGATGCTCGTCGAAGGTCAGTTGCACCTTGTCTTCGGCATCCACGTCGACCGTCACGCGGCCGCCGTTCATCAGCTTGCCGAACAGCAGCTCGTCGGCCAGTGCACGACGGATCGTGTCCTGGATCAGACGCTGCATCGGCCGCGCGCCCATCAACGGATCGAAACCGTGCTTGGCGAGATGCTTGCGCAGCTCGTCGGTGAAGAGCGCATCGACCTTCTTCTCGTGCAACTGATCTTCCAGTTGCATCAGGAACTTGTCGACCACGCGCATGATGATTTCTTCATCGAGCGAGCGGAAGCTGATCGTTGCGTCCAGACGGTTACGGAACTCAGGCGTGAACATGCGCTTGATGTCGACCATTTCGTCGCCGGTTTCCCGACGATTCGTGAAGCCGATCACCGACTTGCCCATCGCCTCGGCGCCCGCATTCGTCGTCATGATGATGATGACGTTGCGGAAATCCGCCTTGCGGCCGTTGTTGTCCGTCAGCGTGCCGTGGTCCATGACCTGCAGCAGCACGTTGTAGATGTCCGGATGCGCCTTCTCAATTTCGTCGAGCAGCAGCACGCAATGCGGCTTCTTCGTGACAGCTTCGGTCAGCAGACCGCCCTGGTCGAAACCGACATAGCCCGGCGGCGCACCGATCAAACGGCTGACCGCGTGACGTTCCATGTATTCCGACATGTCGAAGCGGATCAGTTCGATGCCCAGCGTGAACGCCAGCTGCTTGGCCACTTCCGTCTTGCCGACGCCCGTGGGGCCGGAGAACAGGAACGCGCCGATCGGCTTGTCCAGCTTGCCGAGACCCGCACGCGCCATCTTGATCGCGGCCGACAGCGCGTCGATCGCCGGGTCTTGCCCGAACACCACGCTCTTCAGATCGCGATCCAACGTTTGCAGCTTGCTGCGATCGTCTTGCGACACGCTTTGCGGCGGGACGCGGGCGATCTTCGAGATGATTTCCTCGATCTCGTTCTTGCCGATGGTCTTCTTCTGCTTCGATTTCGGCAGGATGCGTTGCGCCGCGCCCGCTTCGTCGATCACGTCGATCGCCTTGTCCGGCAAATGACGATCCGTGATGAAGCGTGCCGACAACTCAGCCGCCGCCGACAGCGCGCCCGACGAATACTTCACGCCGTGATGCTCTTCGAAACGCGACTTCAGGCCACGCAGGATCGCCACCGTCTGTTCTACGGTCGGCTCGGACACGTCGACCTTCTGGAAACGGCGCGACAATGCCGCGTCTTTTTCGAAGATGCCGCGATATTCGGTGAACGTGGTCGCGCCGATGCACTTCAACGTACCCGACGACAACGCCGGCTTGAGCAGATTCGACGCGTCCAGCGTGCCGCCCGACGCAGCGCCTGCGCCGATCAGCGTATGAATCTCGTCGATGAACAGGATCGCGTGCGGACGTTCCTTCAATTCCTTGAGGACCGTCTTCAGACGCTGTTCGAAGTCGCCGCGATACTTGGTGCCGGCGAGCAGCGCGCCCATGTCGAGCGAGTACACCTGAGCGTCCGCGAGAATGTCCGGCACTTCGCCGCGCGTAATGCGCCAGGCGAGCCCTTCGGCGATCGCCGTCTTGCCGACGCCGGCCTCACCGACTAGCAGCGGATTGTTCTTGCGGCGGCGGCACAGCACCTGGACCACACGCTCGACTTCCGACTCGCGTCCGATCAGCGGATCGATGCGGCCGTCTTTCGCCATCTGGTTCAGGTTCTGGGTGAACTGCGCGAGCGGGGTTTCCTTCTGCGCGGCGGCTTCGTCGGACTCGGCATTCGCGTCGCTCGCTTTCGCGGCGTCCGTGCTGCTCGTCTTGGCGATGCCGTGCGAGATGAAATTCACCACGTCCAGACGCGTCACGCCCT
The nucleotide sequence above comes from Paraburkholderia aromaticivorans. Encoded proteins:
- a CDS encoding bifunctional riboflavin kinase/FAD synthetase; amino-acid sequence: MRVFRGLPNAESRAPCALTIGNFDGVHRGHQALLAHVRAAADARGLPVCVMTFEPHPREFFNPAGAPPRIAMLRDKLEALRTNGVDRVVVEHFNHTFASQSPDTFVERIIVNGLHARWVMIGDDFRYGAKRAGDFASLKAAGQQYGFEVEQMATVADPSGARISSSGVRAALVAGDLDSARAALGRDYLISGHVVHGMKLGRDLGFPTLNLPIAHKRPALAGIFVVRVHGVADEPLPGVASLGLRPTVDDSGRVLLEVHLLDWHGDAYGKLVRVEFLKKLRDEEKYIDLETLTAAIARDVANARAWFAAVGAGTPGSRSTGFATSATDRIR
- the ileS gene encoding isoleucine--tRNA ligase, which produces MSNKKADSKPPSRYPVNLLDTPFPMRGDLPKREPQWVKEWQERKIYETIRAASKGRKKFILHDGPPYANGDIHLGHAVNKILKDMIVKARNLAGFDAVYVPGWDCHGMPIEIQIEKQFGKSLPAAEVMQKARAYATEQIEKQKVGFRRLGVLGDWDNPYKTMNFTNEAGEIRALAKIMEKGYVFRGLKPVNWCFDCGSALAEAEVEYKDKTDPTIDVLFSFAEPEKTAQAFGLNALPRDEGGIVIWTTTPWTIPANQALNLHPEIVYALVDTPRGLLILAEERVEACLKLYGLEGTIVATTPGAKLVNLRFNHPLASAHPGYKRTAPVYLGDYVTTETGTGIVHSSPAYGVEDFVSCKAHGMADSDIINPVMGDGRYIESLALFGGLSIWAANPQIVEALQGAGSLMRTEKYTHSYMHCWRHKTPIIYRATSQWFAGMDVKPNDTDKTLRETALEGIENTAFYPAWGKQRLFSMIANRPDWTLSRQRQWGVPMAFFVHKETGELHPRTLELLEEVAQRVEKAGIEAWQTLDPRELLGDDANMYEKNRDTLDVWFDSGTTHWHVLRGSHKDELQFPADLYLEGSDQHRGWFHSSLLTASMLDGRPPYNALLTHGFTVDGEGRKMSKSLGNGIDPHEVANRLGAEIIRLWIASTDYSGELAISEEILKRVTEGYRRIRNTLRFLLANLSDFDFAQHARPVEDWLEIDRYAVALSANLQNDILSHYDKYEFHPVVAKLQTFCSEDLGGFYLDVLKDRLYTTAADSVARRSAQTALYHIAHGLLRLMAPFLSFTAEEAWKIFSPNSETIFTETYHAFPAVPDAGALLDKWTLLRAARSDVTKALEEARVANLIGSSLQAEVEIRASGARYDALASLDDDLKFVLITSAASVVKVDSEAEESVEVIASKYLKCERCWHYREDVGVNAEHPTLCGRCFSNLFGNGETRSAA
- the clpA gene encoding ATP-dependent Clp protease ATP-binding subunit ClpA; this encodes MIAQELEVSLHMAFMEARQARHEFITVEHLLLALLDNPTAAEVLRACAANIEDLRQNLRNFIHDNTPTVPGTDDVDTQPTLGFQRVIQRAIMHVQSTSNGKKEVTGANVLVAIFGEKDSHAVYYLQQQGVTRLDVVNFISHGIAKTSSTDAAKASDANAESDEAAAQKETPLAQFTQNLNQMAKDGRIDPLIGRESEVERVVQVLCRRRKNNPLLVGEAGVGKTAIAEGLAWRITRGEVPDILADAQVYSLDMGALLAGTKYRGDFEQRLKTVLKELKERPHAILFIDEIHTLIGAGAASGGTLDASNLLKPALSSGTLKCIGATTFTEYRGIFEKDAALSRRFQKVDVSEPTVEQTVAILRGLKSRFEEHHGVKYSSGALSAAAELSARFITDRHLPDKAIDVIDEAGAAQRILPKSKQKKTIGKNEIEEIISKIARVPPQSVSQDDRSKLQTLDRDLKSVVFGQDPAIDALSAAIKMARAGLGKLDKPIGAFLFSGPTGVGKTEVAKQLAFTLGIELIRFDMSEYMERHAVSRLIGAPPGYVGFDQGGLLTEAVTKKPHCVLLLDEIEKAHPDIYNVLLQVMDHGTLTDNNGRKADFRNVIIIMTTNAGAEAMGKSVIGFTNRRETGDEMVDIKRMFTPEFRNRLDATISFRSLDEEIIMRVVDKFLMQLEDQLHEKKVDALFTDELRKHLAKHGFDPLMGARPMQRLIQDTIRRALADELLFGKLMNGGRVTVDVDAEDKVQLTFDEHPAPRNPNPEAVEVE
- the coaBC gene encoding bifunctional phosphopantothenoylcysteine decarboxylase/phosphopantothenate--cysteine ligase CoaBC; translated protein: MATAELAGKHLVLGMTGGIACYKIAELTRLLTKAGATVQVVMTDAATQFITPVTMQALSGRPVYTSQWDGRVPNNMAHIDLSREADAIVIAPASTDFLAKLAHGMADDLLSTLCVARDCPLLVVPAMNRQMWQNPATQRNVAQVRADGVEVLGPDSGPQACGEVGDGRMLEAAATYEAIASFFAPKILAGKRVLLTAGPTFEPLDPVRGITNRSSGKMGFALARAAQQAGAEVHLIAGPVALETPWGVFRQDVQTAQQMHDAVMRSVADADIFIGVAAVADWRVDHASEHKIKKTAERALPSFSFVENPDILAAVAKLPHPPFAVGFAAESGDLEVHGEEKRVRKNVPLLIGNLGPLTFGLDDNEVILFEAGGATKLPRADKQTLARALIAEIARRLPDTSLIR
- the lspA gene encoding signal peptidase II, whose translation is MSKTASKASVATGSLAPWLGVALIVILFDQLTKIAVQKVFAYGVAHEVTSFFNLILVYNRGAAFSFLAMAGGWQRWAFTALGVVAALVICYLLKRHGGQKMFCTALALILGGALGNVIDRLAYGHVIDFLDFHVRTWHWPAFNLADSAITIGAILLVLDELRRVRGSAR
- the dut gene encoding dUTP diphosphatase — translated: MKLDLKILDARMRDQLPAYATTGSAGLDLRACLDEPLTLKPSETALVPTGLAIHVGDSGYAALILPRSGLGHKHGIVLGNLVGLIDSDYQGQLMISTWNRGETTFVLNPMERLAQLVIVPVVQAEFNIVDDFESSDRGAGGFGSTGKH
- a CDS encoding LLM class flavin-dependent oxidoreductase, translating into MTRLSVLDQTPVIAGHSVADAIAATVELAQFADDLGYTRYWCAEHHGLRGVSNPCPEVMLARLGSVTRHIRLGSGGVMLPYYSPFKVAEQFMMLEALFPNRIDLGVGRAPGGDMHTAQAVAAGAYNRGDIFPQQVADLLGLMHGNLPADHIASGVLLQPQIDTRPQLWMLGSSEFGGLLAAQLGIPFAFAHFINAHFGYQVAQAYRERFKAGQDMQQPYLAAAVFVICADTEQEAADLEKAVDLRRVQMAYGLNEPIPTIEQGVAQEYGERERLVIDREKPRSIIGTPETVTERLHALQEQFDADELIVLTVAGSYRARLRSYELLAEAFQLERPASTS